The Glycine max cultivar Williams 82 chromosome 3, Glycine_max_v4.0, whole genome shotgun sequence sequence tgttggatatccttggtgggggaaatatagtggttaaagagttttaagcatctctggagggggatggcttaaaatctttaattatccacggtcagtgcattgatggtgcccatgtttcatatttcatattgcatggaaatagtacaaactttgtcagtaagtactcatagtttttcatgaggaaaaatacttgtacttagGGGCATGTCACttggtttggaactcccttgagactcaggctgatcactGTGGGAGGAGTTGCCTatgcacgacagggtgacctcgacacttactgcctagttttcctaagtgagagtgtcgtgtggacacacttaggctatttccttggggatggtaccacattTGCATtggagagttgaggtcaggtgcatgcatcatactgagcatgattgattggaactatggatggatgatgattatttgttgagtgtgtgttggaTTAATGAATATTTGTGTAAGCTtgtgatatttgttaatgttttcttactaattgtggttatttgattttagtattaattccttttataatgaactcagccttgcaatttttgtatcgtgtggttggtACCAGTGATGATCATGAacccttgttcgtgggagcagaatgacaacaTTAGAGTAcaggaagtgagattcttttacggagccaacgtgatgacgttgggattattttgggagagagttgtgttttgttaatcaactcctccatagctggttccataattctttttgttgaattgaggatgtaaatcacaaacttaattatatgtatgaacaaatttactttccattatgtgaatgatgtgtactaaGTTACTATgcctatatgtgtgtgtgtgtgtgtgtgtgtgtgtgtgtgtgtgagtgtgtatTTAAGTAATGGTGCATTGTTTGGGAATGTATAtcgtgaaattaaaattttactttaatttttcataagcaaattaacggaattttcatttaaaaattgaaattctcacggtttagagtggtgatatcgtaaCAACGAGGCGGTTCATTACAATGATTTTGTATCATCCCATGTGGCCatcattgttttcttctttgGATCACCTTTCTTGAAGTCCATTTTAACAAAGGGAAAGTCAATTTTTGATGTGGTCATGTTTGTTGCACTCAAACCATCTGACATTTCTAGAACTTTCTTGTTGTTGAATGTCCCTTCTAGAGAAGTTCCTTCTtggtcattttcttcttctaagaAATCTTTTTACTCTTTTGGTTAAGAATGctaattcttcttcatcttccttagAAGGCTCATCATCATTGTTCTCAACGTCAGACATTACTTCTAAGTTTAGTGCTTTGGATTGATTCCTTGTCTTGATTTTCTGAGAGGCCTTGAGCGCTATGATCTTCCCTTTAGGCGATTGTGTTTCATCCATCAGCTCTTGCTTATGGACCTTCAGgtaaccaatgagttcatcaaTAGCCAAGGTTTTCAAAATTTTGGCTTCTGTTATGCTTTAGATTTTGGGTAGACTCCTTGAAatattcttgattctttgatGTGTTGTATACTTTTCTCCCATAGTGTTATGTTCATTCACTATAGTAGTGAACCTTCCAAACATCTATTATATGGATTTGTTTTCCTGCATCTTAAACACCTTAAATTTGTgagtcaaaatattaattatagtgTCCTTTACCAAATTGGTGCCCCCATGTGTGGTTTTGAGTGTGTTCCAAATTTCTTGTGTTGTTTCACACTCTTTTACTTTGTCATACTCAAATCTACTCAAAGCACATGTCAAAAAGAACTTGGCTCTAAAGTTCAAAAAGACTTTGGCTTTGTCACCTAGAGtacatttttctcttcatttgttcatttctacTCCAACTTCAGTTCTCTTCTTTGGTTTGTAGGGACCAATCTATATAATGTCCCATAAATCTACATCctaatattctaaaaataacatcattctatctttcaagTAGTAGAAATCTTTTCCATCAAAGTCGGGGGGTCTGTTGGTTGAGGCACCTTCAGGAATAAACACTGTTGGAGCTTGTACAACCATCACTTCTTCCAAGATGCTCCTCTCACACTATCAAGTGTGCTTAACCCATTTAATCTCTGATGTCAATTGAAGTGACAAAATAccaagaaggggggttgaattggggttttgaaaactttttatgTTCCTTTGAAAACTAAAAGGTTTATGATGATAGTTCAGAATAAACTCCTtcagaatgaaatttttttctaaactcATAATAGAAATTCAAGTTGCTCAGAATGGAAATTCAAAagttttggaaaaaataataattttaaagataaacacTTTTGTTTCAAAGATGGgtgtttaataaaagaaaatcattcggttcaaattctaagactACTTTTCAGTCttacctaaaattaaatttcatgacactagtgatcaaatagaatcaagcattataagtagaatgaaattaccaacaATGAGTAGAAaaaattcatacatatataatatcaaaagggatacaaaagggtacaaagattacatccaatccttaagaaaaactaaccaaTCATTGCGCagagcacaagactaacaagagaaatgatgaaGGAAGTGATCCACGGTCACAACTTTGCAATGTTTCGGCTCCActattctttttctccttcttcttcactcTTTCTCTGTGTTTTTCACCGATTTTGTATCAGCAGGGTTCTTTTCTAACTTCCTaaacatggctatttatagaaaagagCCAACAGGTGCTGAGAAATTCActtagctcgcccaagcgaatTTGTGACTTAGTGCTGAAGGCACCAATTCGCCCAAGCGAGCTTTAACTCACCCAGGCGAGTTGGTTGCTTATGGATGAAGAAATCTTATTAGCTCAGGCGAGCTGTaactctaaaatattttaaaatgattattttgtcCTTCCTTTTAACTCTGTTTCTAGATCTAataaacaaccatcaaaacctacaaaattatggatgaatctttcatatttaaacaaaaaacattagtaaatgtacaatatatataaaacaactagatttaaaggtagtttataagaaaaactaTTACAATCGAAAGATAGGTGCTAAcattttaatcccaaaaataactgaAAGATGGCATTTATCATCTAtgcaaaagtaaaatgaaagagATACGGAAAAAGAGTGCACAAATATTTTCACCCTAACCTTGGGTTACGTctaagcaacaacaacaattatttttttttataaaactaaagatTCTTAAGCATCAATTGTGATACCTTAATCCCAACTAGGTTGGCACCAGGGCAAAACGACATCACATGCTAGCACTTCCTAAGtaagtattattaaaaaaaggccaacaaagaagaaaaagacaaagagTATAAGGGGGCGCAGGAGGCCGACCAACCCCActaagagagaaaatgaaaactgGGCAAACCTATCCTTTCTCTAAAGAAAGGTTCCCTAATATAGTTGGGCAAAGATTACCACTAGTGAAATCTTTGATCCAAGACACCCAAGTTTTCCATTTTATCAGCACAACTATTTCCCTCTCaaaaaatgtgataaataataaaattcatagaTTTAGTACAAGCAACACAATTCATCCAACGTTTTCATAGCTACCAATGAACAATATAATAGTTCTTAAATGCCATAGTAACTAAGGACAAGTCACTTTCTAACCAAAGGCTCCTCCAACCCTTAGAAATAGCAAGTTCAATAGCCTCCATGGCACCAATAAGTTTAGTGTTGATTGGGAAAGAAACTCCAATGTGAAGAGAAAAAGGCTATCCTAAAATAGCCTTTGAAATCTCTAAAGTGACAAAAATATCAATAGAAAATGTTGAATTGGGATTTTGTAAACTTCTAAGCTtcctttgaaaacaaaattttatcaacCCCATTACAAAATGCTTTTCTATATCACTATAaacaattcttttatttatatttatttaattttatatacaaCTTATTAGTCGTTATCATCACCATCTTCATAATTTTAAtgcatttattttgaaattgaatttccaATTTAATCTTCTAAATTTTATCATCccaaataatcttttaaaaaccaaacacaaaaataatcaCATTTACTCCTTaaaaatcttatcttatataacataattaatatatcaccaataattttcaataattaatattataaaaaatattcatattcatataaCCACATGagtataattttgaaatttgaacgtCCTATAAGCTACctgattatataaaataaaaaaaattatatagaaatCATTCGAGTGCATATCTAAaccatctatttatttatttgtttttttttcttattttaaaattttgtatcgtatcattaatttatgtttttatattttttttaccatggtATAGATGTTTTCCTTTCGACACGAGTCTTTTGTATCTTACTCTttgtccttttatttttattattattagattttGGTATAGGTGATTTTTtcattatgaaataaaatttatttttgttttatgagaatggagaatggagaaaaGAGAAGAGCGAGCATAAGGCATGCAACTAAAAAGCAGCAATATTACACCCGTTGACCGTTTCTTTGCCTCCAAAAATCCATAACGGTAGCCAACctctctttctttccttctttttctctctttcacttGCTCTGCCCCCGGACACCGAAACGCaaccacaaaccaaaaaaatcagcACCAAACCAAACGAAAACGAAAAATTCAATCGAAGGGCACTTTCATCCATCACCCAATCCCTGTTTTGATGCCAATGTGCCGCCGCCATGGAACGCAGGAAAACGCTCACGATGAACTGGGACGGCCTCGGCGACGTTGACGACGACGACACCTTCTTCGAGTCCTACAACCGCCTCTCCACCGCCGCTCCCCTTGACCTCCCTTCTTCTTCCGACGATGACGACGACGATGATTTCGATGATCCCCGCCTCTCCTTCGTCTCTGCTGCCTCGTCTCTTCAGTCACGAAAAAACAGGGCCCCTCCGCCGACCGACACCGCTTCAGATTACGGCATATGGATGGCTGCCCCCGTGTCAATCACCGAGAGGCGAAAGCGATTGCTCCACGGCATGGGCCTAGACGACGACCACAAGGAGTTCTCAAAAGCCACGAACGTAGTTTCAAAGAAGATCGACTCTGCTCCTTCTTCTAACTCCTCTGAGAAAAAATCAATACTTTTAACTACTTCCTTGCCGGTTACTATTCCACCTTCGGATTCTTCTGTTTCGGAACACAAAAAAACAGAGCAGTCCTCTGTTCATTTAGTTCTCGTTCGTTCTCGTTCCGAGGGAGACGTCGATTTGTTCTCCATGGAGAGGTCGAGGAAGGAAAATTTCATCGGGAAGCAGTCGAAGCAGCGGCTTACGAGAACCGCCACGGAGGTGGCCTTCCCGCGCGGAGGAAACGGAACCGGAGGCAGAGCGGTGGTGAGAGATTCCGACGACGCAGCAACCTCAAAGCGAAGCGTGGCGAAATTGGAGAACTCGGGAGTGGGAGCGTTTTTCTTGATTAGAAATCTGGACACCGGGAAGGAGTTCATTGTGAATGAGTACGGCAAAAACGGAGCGTGGAATAGGCTGAGTGATTTGCAGACGGGGAAGCAGTTAACGATGGAGGAGTTCGAGAGGACGGTGGGGAAGTCGCGCGTGGTGAACCAGCTTATGAGGCGTGCGCATACAGGTAGGGTGTTCATGATCTGACTATTTAGTTAACTGTAacaataattagtttttaaaataatgagtatataattaattatgaataaattacttaaataataagttatatctaaaattaattatataacttataaaaaaatatttaaaatatgtatttttatttaactgaTTACAGTTTTATAATCATAACTAtctttaaataaacaaattatttaaaatattcataactATGAAATTggatataattttatacttatctagttatataaaactagatatatagttattttcttaaaactaattttgttcAACATCCCTTCAAGCAGGAAGCAACCACAACGACGGTTTGTCGCGCAAGCTTTCTTCGAGCTCTTACATTTCGAGGAGTTTGAGGATGAGCAAGAGAAGAGGTGCTGCGTTGTTGAAGAACATTAAAGGCGTGGCGAGCGGGTTCATCGGCGAGCGAGAGCCGATAACGATGCCGGTGCCGGTGATGGAGGCGAAGAATCAGTGGGTGAGAGTTCGGCAGACTGGGAAAGCGCACAAGGAGCTCTCTGCTTTGCATCTGTGTCAGGAGTTTCAGGCTCACGAGGGGTGCGTGTGGACGATTAGGTTTAGTTTGGATGGACGGTATCTGGCGAGTGCGGGAGAGGATAGGGTGATTCACGTGTGGGAAGTGCAGGAGTGTGAGGTTATGTCTCTCAGGCCTGACGAGGGAAGTCTCACTCCTCTTCACCCCTCGCTTCTTGCATCGTCCAGTGAGACTCCTTCTTTGTCtagtgagaagaagaagaaagggaaattCGGAAGCAAAAGAGGCACAGCCATCCCTGAATATGTTCATGTTCCTGAAACTGTCTTCTCACTTTCCGACAAGCCGCATTGCTCTTTTCGTGGCCATTTAGATGATGTTTTGGATTTGTCTTGGTCTAAATCTCAGGTACAGCTTACAACATACCAACTCCCTTTCGTTTGCATTTCTTAAAGAAAAGAGATAAGATAAGTGATTTATGGATATGATTGCTTATGTGATACTATTATAACAAGAGAAAGATCGATGACGAGAAATGAAAGATGAGTAATAGCCTAATAGGTGAGATTACTGTTTGGGTGGCGACAGAATAATTACTCTCTATGGGTGTGTTTGTTTGgaagaagagaaataaaagaaagaaaaatcttatattttatttagtgaAACTCATATCTCTTACATTTTACTTTAATTCagaaaaaaatctatttctttttttttttctttctactaaACCAAACTCGCCTTAAAAATTGGTGTGTGAATGCAATGATGCCGTAACTTAAAGATTTTTTGTCCTCGTGACTGCACCTTGTTATCCAAGTTTTCTGCAATAACAAAGATCATGGCAATATTGAAACCATCACTGCAATTTAAAATGTTGCCTATAACATATACATGCGAATTGTTTCTCAGGGTACAAAATTTATTGTGTTTTATTGCATGCAAGAAGTGATAATAAGAAGATCAAAGTTTTGAtcggttttcattttcaattgcaGTTACTTCTCTCATCTTCGATGGATAAAACAGTCAGATTGTGGGATTTGGAAACTAAGACTTGCTTGAACATGTTTGCCCATAATGACTATGGTGAGGGTGAAATGCTTGACTCTGgtctattatttaaatattctatatGATTTTTAAGCCTTAGGATGGTATGCATGTGTtggaaataagaaagaaaaatcaacaAAGACACCACAAAATGAAGGCCGAAACTCTAATGCTTTATTTCGTAATTTCAAATCTTTAAATACAAAAGATTCATAACagaaaataatgacaaataAACTTACCCATTAATTTGTAACAGTCCATAAACTCACATACAACATGAAATTGTAACAGATACAACAGTATAAATTCTACCATAAActctaataaattataataaatataggtACTGATTCACATTCTGAACATGCTGCATAGGACTTTCAGTTAATTACATTTTGTTGGCTTCTTGTTTGATGAGGGATTGGATATTGCAGTAACCTGCATACAATTCAATCCTATCCACGATGATTATTTCATCAGTGGTTCGCTCGATGCTAAGGTCAGAATATGGAACATCCCTGAACGCCAAGTCGTGAATTGGACTGATATCCACGAAATGATTACTGCAGTGTCTTATACACCTGACGGTCAGGTATGGTACCATTTCCTATTTGGAGTTATATCTTCATATAATCAAATATCTAATTATATAACTCCAAGAGAATCTTAGTTTGCCTTATGTGGAAAGAACTTGCCATATCAATGTATAATTGTTAAGTTAACTTGGttaagcaaaataaataaaatgataaactaAATGCAAATAACAATTATGCATTGGTTTCGATCCTTGTTCTTATTTGctcgttattattattattattgtagggTGCTCTGGTTGGTTCCCTTAAAGGGAGTTGTCGTACATATAGGACAGAAGGTATTAGATACTCCACTagtttattctttatatttttatttctactaGAACCATCTTAgagtctaattaaaaatttaccatATCGTCCAACTCATAATTTAAGCTCATTAAATCAAGTTGTTAATTTCCCATTTCTTTACGGTGAACCAGATTGCATACTAACTCAAACTGGCACAATTGAGATTCGACACAAGAAGAAATCCCAACTACGAAAGGTCACTGGTTTCCAGGTAATTCTTATCTCCATGTGCCATAAACCGGATTCGGTTTGATGTAAGGAAAGCAAATTTACTGGCTTTGTATCTTTACAGTTTGCTCCAGGCAAACCATCAGAAGTTCTTGTCACTTCAGCCGATTCCAGGATAAGAATTTTGGAGAGTTCAGAGGTCGTTCAAAAGTACAAAGGTGCTGCATAACATCTTCTGCTATGTTCCGAATTTGTTTTAGTACTACAGAAAGATTTTGATAGCTTATGCCTTATGACATTTGTCATACAAAAAttgcattaaaaattataagcttaaatatgtatttaatccctaataaatatttaatttttgtatttgttttctaataaatttttgttttacattgAATCCCTAATaaaacaactttattttttgtccttaatattttgttttaatatctGATAAATTAACGAATTTTGTGTTTGCTCTCTAATAAAtgagcaaattttattttagttccaactaataaaatatgaaaaaacatatcatggaaaaaatataaaattcatcaaTTTATCAtagactaaaaactaaaaaaatgaaaatgatcaaaaataaaattattattttattggaaaTTCAATGCAATAcagatatttattaataaacaaacacaaaaatctgatatttattaaggatcgaaaacatttttaaatcaaaattataactttTGTTTCTGCATGATATCCTATATTGGTGTTGAACATCAACAGGTTTTCGAAATGCAAACAGCTCAATTGCAGCTTCATTTAGTCCAGATGGGAGATACATTATAAGTGCCAGTGAAGATTCTCAAGTATATATCTGGAAGCATGAAGAGCATAGAAGTGGAGGCAGTGGAAAGGGTAGAAATGTGCTAGTTACCCGTTCTCACGAGCACTTCCATTGTAAAGATGTTTCAGTAGCAATACCATGGCCGTGTACCATAAGAGGTGATCCTCCTCTAGTGCCAACACATCATTCCAAAAGACATTCAAAACGTTCTCAGGCACCTTCTAATTGCATAGAAGACACATCATCGCCATCTGCTACAAACAGTAAGAGAACGCTTCCACCCCTTCCCAACAAGAAGAGTAATAATAACCATGCCACAGAAGGTGCTTCAAATTCCCCAAGGGAAGACCCTGCAGCAATTTCACACACAGAATCCGGACTTAATGATTCGTTTGTAAACAGTAAGAGAATGATGCCACAATCTCCGATGAAAGCTAACTGCCACACTGCAGGGGATGAAGACATCGAAGCAATTTCACGAACAGATTCAGGATTTAGTGATTCATTTAGTTCTGGCTCATCCTCAGTTAGGTGTGGTGATTCACCTTCTTCATCATGGTCCTCTTCTTATTCATTGTTGGACAGTAGCCATGTTTCTTCCACAGTTCTTCCTTCAGCATGGGGCTTGGTAATTGTCACGGCTGGGTTTGGAGGTGAAATCAAATGTTATCAAAATTTCGGGTTGCCTAAAAGGATGGGTAGGCAACCCCATCTTTTTGGAGGCCATAACAGTTCTTCTCATGGCAACACCtagaagattttctttttctctttattcaaatttaaatgtagGATTGACACATGATGAAATTCTcaatttttcttgattatttttttggtcttaaaCTCTCTGGTTCATAAGGGGAAATGAACCCTAACTAATCCGAAATTTGGTCATGAGATAAGTAAAACCTGACTAAGAATTGTCGATCAACCTTAACTTTAACACATTAAACACTTATACCCAATTACTTGAGATTGTAGCATTTAGTGGCAATGTTGATACATGTATACCTCTGCATGGCAATAACTTCACATTGTTGTAAACTATAAAGTTAGTGACAAAACCGTTGTAGATGTATACaagaaatgaaaattacattcaaatttttttagacCAGAGACGAAAAAGTGAAAACTAAAAATTCCAGACATCAAACATTTTGTTCAGTTCTCGTGAATTTGTATCTCAAACAGAATTTGTACATGTAGCTCAATGTGTGCTTGATATCCTTATATTGTTGTATAGTAAGTGAGCGACAGAAAAGTTAATACAAAAATAAGTATACAACAATGGAAGTGATGTTGAAAGTTGACATACAAAGGGGGTAGGATTGAAGATTGGATAAATTACAAAGTACTGTTTCTTGTACTTTCTACCAACAATAGGGTGTGGATACTCAGAATCTGCCTAAATTCATTTGGTCCTACTTCTACCACATCAATCCAAGTATCTATTCCCTACAACTTTCTCGACTTGATGATAACtagtttaatttattcaaatctaCTTGCctataaaattgttttcttctttttcttttcatttcacaTCCCTTGAAATGAACAATGTTTTTAgcggaaaggaattcttgtgaaGTAGCATGTCTCTATATTGTACACTTATAaaggaaatggaaaaaaaagggAGCGTAGCTGTTGTCACTTCCTGTTTAATTTATCTCAACTTGTATAGATGGAAGAAAATTTCCAAATAAGTTTCCTTATTGATTATGGACTCTATCTGCCGGGTATAGTCTAAAATTTTCACTAAAATCCGTCTCAGATGTGACTGCTTGATAGGAGCTATCTTAGTTTGGCAACAAGATTATTtggttgagacttgagagagtTACATCTGACCAATGGTCTTTTCAATCCTCCTGTTCCTTTTCACCAACTCTAATGCGACCTTTCAGGTATTATT is a genomic window containing:
- the LOC100779364 gene encoding WD repeat-containing protein 44, producing MERRKTLTMNWDGLGDVDDDDTFFESYNRLSTAAPLDLPSSSDDDDDDDFDDPRLSFVSAASSLQSRKNRAPPPTDTASDYGIWMAAPVSITERRKRLLHGMGLDDDHKEFSKATNVVSKKIDSAPSSNSSEKKSILLTTSLPVTIPPSDSSVSEHKKTEQSSVHLVLVRSRSEGDVDLFSMERSRKENFIGKQSKQRLTRTATEVAFPRGGNGTGGRAVVRDSDDAATSKRSVAKLENSGVGAFFLIRNLDTGKEFIVNEYGKNGAWNRLSDLQTGKQLTMEEFERTVGKSRVVNQLMRRAHTGSNHNDGLSRKLSSSSYISRSLRMSKRRGAALLKNIKGVASGFIGEREPITMPVPVMEAKNQWVRVRQTGKAHKELSALHLCQEFQAHEGCVWTIRFSLDGRYLASAGEDRVIHVWEVQECEVMSLRPDEGSLTPLHPSLLASSSETPSLSSEKKKKGKFGSKRGTAIPEYVHVPETVFSLSDKPHCSFRGHLDDVLDLSWSKSQLLLSSSMDKTVRLWDLETKTCLNMFAHNDYVTCIQFNPIHDDYFISGSLDAKVRIWNIPERQVVNWTDIHEMITAVSYTPDGQGALVGSLKGSCRTYRTEDCILTQTGTIEIRHKKKSQLRKVTGFQFAPGKPSEVLVTSADSRIRILESSEVVQKYKGFRNANSSIAASFSPDGRYIISASEDSQVYIWKHEEHRSGGSGKGRNVLVTRSHEHFHCKDVSVAIPWPCTIRGDPPLVPTHHSKRHSKRSQAPSNCIEDTSSPSATNSKRTLPPLPNKKSNNNHATEGASNSPREDPAAISHTESGLNDSFVNSKRMMPQSPMKANCHTAGDEDIEAISRTDSGFSDSFSSGSSSVRCGDSPSSSWSSSYSLLDSSHVSSTVLPSAWGLVIVTAGFGGEIKCYQNFGLPKRMGRQPHLFGGHNSSSHGNT